Proteins co-encoded in one Desulfonatronum sp. SC1 genomic window:
- a CDS encoding nitrogen regulation protein NR(II) produces the protein MPPPSRKSLLEPKTSPSEVWQESGKQCVVSDNDPNALIRESVVENVLESMPAGLMIVGKEGRVFQVNALLAAILGFSRDTLLEQGWSVLFIDHPENNDFNDAILDVIQEGRVRQSREVWYARPDGQRFFLKITSSFLRFGGDDWRLVVLVEDMTEFRQMHQREKAALEEKRLAEQQRADSLNNLALSIAHQIRNPIMTIGGFAGLAAKHTDKPEKVAEYLRSVMESAQRLERMAAAVREYVSITPGTFQRLGVQDLLRETVRRVGNNAAHPGRVLQIARSPSPDWAIFADPGLAALALDAVVENAFEASDGMSPGDGNVIIEARETADMIEVRVTDAGRGIPEQDLSFVRDPFFTTKAVGAGMGLAVAQRVMTLHGGDLKITTSPGNGTRVGLFFPRARD, from the coding sequence ATGCCCCCTCCTTCTCGAAAATCCCTTTTGGAGCCGAAAACGTCTCCCTCCGAGGTCTGGCAAGAATCCGGCAAGCAGTGCGTCGTCTCGGACAACGATCCGAATGCGTTGATCCGGGAGAGCGTTGTCGAAAACGTCCTGGAAAGCATGCCCGCCGGTTTGATGATCGTGGGTAAGGAAGGACGGGTTTTTCAGGTCAACGCTCTTCTGGCCGCTATTCTCGGATTTTCCAGGGACACGCTGCTGGAGCAGGGCTGGAGCGTTTTGTTCATCGACCATCCCGAGAACAACGATTTCAACGACGCGATCCTGGACGTGATTCAGGAGGGACGGGTTCGGCAGAGCCGGGAGGTCTGGTACGCGAGGCCGGACGGACAAAGGTTTTTCTTGAAGATCACCTCTTCGTTCCTGCGTTTTGGCGGGGACGACTGGAGATTGGTCGTCCTGGTTGAGGACATGACCGAGTTTCGCCAGATGCACCAGCGGGAAAAGGCCGCTCTGGAAGAGAAGCGTCTCGCCGAGCAGCAGCGGGCCGACAGCCTGAACAACCTGGCCCTGTCCATTGCCCACCAAATCCGCAACCCGATCATGACCATCGGCGGGTTCGCGGGGCTCGCCGCGAAGCACACGGACAAGCCGGAAAAGGTGGCGGAGTATCTGCGAAGCGTGATGGAGTCGGCCCAGCGTCTGGAGCGGATGGCCGCCGCCGTCCGGGAGTACGTTTCCATCACGCCGGGAACATTCCAACGTCTTGGCGTACAAGACCTGCTGCGCGAGACGGTCCGGAGAGTCGGCAATAACGCCGCGCATCCGGGACGAGTGCTTCAAATCGCCAGGTCGCCTTCTCCGGATTGGGCGATTTTCGCGGACCCGGGGCTGGCGGCTTTGGCCCTGGACGCCGTGGTGGAGAACGCCTTTGAAGCCTCTGACGGGATGAGTCCGGGGGATGGAAACGTGATCATCGAGGCCCGGGAAACCGCGGACATGATCGAGGTGCGCGTCACCGACGCCGGACGGGGTATCCCCGAGCAGGATCTCTCCTTTGTCCGCGACCCGTTCTTCACCACCAAGGCGGTGGGGGCCGGAATGGGATTGGCTGTCGCGCAGCGGGTGATGACCCTGCACGGCGGCGATCTGAAGATCACGACTTCACCGGGCAACGGAACCCGGGTCGGCCTGTTTTTTCCCAGGGCGCGGGATTGA
- a CDS encoding TraB/GumN family protein — MHQESSSPSSPPVEAAETDQQAQALELPSCVKHVRVDERNVYLVGTAHVSKQSVEDVRTTVEMVHPDTICVELCPSRHRALIDREGWRKMDIMRVIRERKTPFLLAQLILSSFYRKLGDQLGIQPGADMAEGVRLAKETGAHLVLADREVEITLKRTWRHLGFIEKFKMVGQLLMGLIFAGKIDDSVVESLKQKDQMEILMDAFADEFPQVKRRLIDERDLFLAQKIREAPGQTVVAVVGAGHMAGIEAHIHQDTELAPLTVLPPKSSVGSFLKWAIPIAIVVLIAWGFLKEGQAHAMESAIIWVALNSVLAGLGAVLAWAHPLTVLTAMVASPFTSLNPMIAAGFVAGFVQAVIRRPTVADLEDLPQAITSLKGFWTNPLCRILLVVALVNLGSSLAAFISGGWIAARTF, encoded by the coding sequence ATGCATCAAGAATCATCTTCCCCGTCATCTCCCCCTGTCGAAGCGGCCGAAACGGATCAACAGGCCCAAGCCCTTGAACTTCCGTCCTGCGTGAAACATGTCCGGGTGGACGAGAGGAACGTGTATCTCGTGGGCACGGCCCATGTTTCCAAGCAGAGCGTGGAGGACGTCCGGACCACGGTGGAAATGGTCCATCCGGACACCATCTGCGTGGAACTCTGCCCGTCCCGGCATCGGGCCCTGATAGACCGGGAAGGCTGGCGCAAGATGGACATCATGCGGGTGATCCGGGAACGTAAGACCCCGTTTCTGCTGGCCCAACTGATCCTTTCCTCGTTCTATCGCAAGCTGGGCGATCAACTGGGCATCCAACCCGGGGCGGACATGGCCGAGGGCGTGCGCCTGGCCAAGGAGACCGGCGCCCATCTGGTCCTGGCGGACCGGGAGGTGGAGATCACCCTGAAACGGACCTGGCGGCATCTTGGCTTTATTGAAAAGTTCAAAATGGTCGGGCAGCTGCTGATGGGCCTGATCTTTGCGGGCAAAATCGACGACAGCGTTGTCGAATCTCTGAAGCAGAAGGACCAGATGGAAATCCTGATGGACGCCTTCGCGGACGAATTCCCACAGGTCAAGCGGCGGCTCATCGACGAGCGAGACCTGTTCCTGGCCCAGAAGATCCGCGAGGCCCCAGGCCAAACCGTGGTCGCCGTGGTCGGGGCCGGGCACATGGCCGGTATCGAAGCGCACATCCACCAGGACACGGAACTAGCGCCTCTGACGGTTCTTCCGCCCAAGTCCAGTGTCGGCTCATTCCTGAAATGGGCCATCCCCATCGCCATCGTGGTCCTGATCGCCTGGGGCTTCCTCAAGGAAGGCCAGGCCCACGCCATGGAGTCGGCCATCATTTGGGTCGCCCTGAACAGCGTCCTGGCCGGCCTTGGCGCTGTGCTGGCCTGGGCCCATCCGTTGACCGTGCTCACGGCCATGGTCGCCTCGCCGTTCACCAGCCTGAACCCGATGATTGCCGCCGGGTTCGTGGCCGGATTCGTCCAGGCCGTAATCCGCCGACCCACCGTGGCGGACCTGGAAGACCTGCCCCAGGCCATCACCTCACTGAAAGGCTTCTGGACCAACCCCTTGTGCCGGATTCTGCTGGTGGTCGCCCTGGTCAACCTGGGCAGCTCCCTGGCGGCCTTCATCTCCGGCGGCTGGATCGCGGCCCGGACGTTTTGA
- a CDS encoding nitrogen regulation protein NR(II), which produces MHLSAGYNEAVHVLEAAQGDFLVGLVCPEAGSVSRDDAALSSIFAAILELLDRSARETQLPSMRLAACSGQTPAAREQELTERGIHWFTDTEAMVAAHPDINLVVDLTGSPETVQTLRQILPSSVALLDRACTVFLCCMLVMSEVSGQCQADLRGSRSLLSTIIDELPDEIFFLDDQGRILDVNRQVCERHGVDKQALLHQSSNTVPAGPGQAACGPARRDWPVLATLANQREQEALQTWMDEQGRVHYYQVTAYPVFDDARRVHRIIEVRRDVTLRTEMEKRLQQAEKLAAIGELSMYIAHEIRNPLFSIGGFANSLLRSQELTENSREKVRIILEESKRLDRILKSIINFARPTSSELAEVDANLIVAETVQVLGIGSQERGVILDVRLGGEVPNIRADAELLKQCLINLIKNAHEAMPDGGRLTVTTAMERRQVLISIEDTGHGIPLDIQDKIFNPFFTTKQTGSGAGLGLAMTKKIISDLGGDLRLSSQPGKGTQVDLLLQPYVAMETPAVRLQEPRQET; this is translated from the coding sequence ATGCATCTTTCAGCAGGTTACAATGAAGCCGTTCACGTCCTGGAGGCGGCCCAAGGAGACTTTCTGGTCGGACTGGTCTGCCCGGAGGCTGGGTCGGTTTCGCGAGACGACGCGGCCCTCTCGTCGATATTTGCCGCGATCCTGGAACTGCTGGACCGCTCGGCGCGCGAAACGCAGCTCCCCAGCATGCGCCTCGCGGCCTGCTCCGGCCAGACTCCGGCGGCGCGGGAGCAGGAATTGACGGAACGGGGCATCCACTGGTTTACGGACACGGAGGCCATGGTGGCGGCCCACCCGGACATCAATCTGGTGGTGGATCTGACGGGCAGCCCGGAAACCGTGCAGACCCTGCGCCAGATCTTGCCGTCCTCAGTGGCCTTGCTGGATCGCGCTTGCACGGTCTTTCTGTGTTGCATGCTGGTGATGAGCGAGGTGTCCGGCCAGTGCCAGGCCGACCTGCGCGGCAGCCGGAGCCTGCTGAGCACCATCATCGACGAACTGCCGGACGAGATTTTCTTTCTGGACGATCAGGGCCGTATTCTGGACGTGAACAGGCAGGTTTGCGAACGGCACGGCGTGGACAAGCAGGCGTTGCTGCATCAATCCAGCAACACGGTCCCCGCCGGACCGGGCCAGGCGGCCTGCGGCCCGGCGCGTCGGGACTGGCCGGTGCTTGCGACTCTTGCGAACCAGCGGGAACAGGAGGCGCTGCAAACCTGGATGGATGAGCAGGGCCGGGTCCATTACTACCAGGTGACCGCCTACCCGGTGTTTGACGATGCCCGACGGGTGCATCGGATAATCGAAGTACGTCGGGACGTCACGTTGCGCACGGAAATGGAGAAGCGCTTGCAGCAGGCCGAGAAGCTGGCCGCCATCGGCGAGTTGTCCATGTACATCGCCCATGAAATCCGCAACCCGTTGTTCTCCATCGGCGGATTCGCCAATTCTCTGCTGCGCTCCCAGGAACTGACCGAGAACAGCCGGGAAAAGGTGCGCATCATCTTGGAAGAGTCCAAGCGTCTGGACAGGATTTTAAAGAGCATCATCAACTTCGCCCGGCCCACATCCTCGGAGCTGGCGGAAGTGGACGCCAATCTGATCGTCGCCGAAACCGTGCAGGTACTCGGGATCGGCAGCCAGGAACGTGGCGTGATCCTGGACGTCCGGCTCGGAGGGGAGGTGCCCAATATCCGGGCCGACGCCGAACTGCTCAAACAGTGTTTGATCAATCTGATTAAGAACGCCCATGAGGCTATGCCCGATGGCGGGCGGCTCACGGTGACCACGGCCATGGAGCGCCGCCAGGTCCTGATCAGCATTGAGGATACCGGTCACGGCATTCCGTTGGATATCCAGGACAAGATCTTCAACCCCTTCTTCACCACCAAGCAAACCGGGTCCGGAGCCGGCCTGGGACTGGCCATGACCAAGAAGATCATCAGCGACCTGGGGGGCGACCTGCGCCTGAGCAGCCAGCCGGGCAAGGGCACCCAGGTCGACCTGCTGCTGCAACCCTACGTGGCCATGGAAACGCCTGCTGTCAGGCTTCAGGAGCCGCGACAGGAAACGTGA
- the rimO gene encoding 30S ribosomal protein S12 methylthiotransferase RimO: MPSHTLNPIPTSSDPADFAGPSVWCVSLGCPKNRVDTERMLGALGPGRVVHDIHQARIVLINTCGFIAPAVEESTRVILETAQDIADLHPRPLLVVAGCLVSRFGAELREAIPEVDLWLNVAEEDQLAPRLAELNLALPQAASPGRVVSTKPVYAYLKIGEGCDHRCRFCTIPTIRGPLKSTPPDLIVAEAQALLGQGVRELILVAQDLTSYGRDLGSRNALESLIARLAGLPGLDWLRLMYLYPVGLTPRLLRFLAELGPPLLPYFDIPLQHAHPDILRAMGRPFTGDPRQVVDRVREHFPEAALRTSLIVGYPGERPHHFQKLFDFVAETRFHHLGVFAFCPEPGTKAATLPDQVGAKTKARRREGLMKLQAEISAEILAQYQDREMDVFVERPSPEWPGLHEGRVWFQAPEVDGITYVSGENIRPGELVRAEITDTKTYDLAALV, from the coding sequence ATGCCAAGCCATACCCTCAATCCCATTCCGACTTCAAGCGACCCCGCGGACTTCGCCGGGCCGAGCGTCTGGTGCGTCAGCCTGGGCTGTCCCAAAAACCGCGTGGATACGGAGCGCATGCTCGGAGCACTCGGCCCCGGGCGGGTAGTGCACGACATCCACCAAGCCCGAATCGTGCTGATCAACACCTGCGGCTTCATCGCCCCGGCGGTGGAGGAGTCCACCCGCGTGATCCTGGAAACCGCGCAAGATATCGCCGACCTCCACCCCCGTCCCCTGTTGGTGGTCGCGGGATGTCTGGTTTCCAGGTTCGGCGCGGAACTGCGCGAAGCCATCCCTGAGGTGGACCTCTGGCTGAACGTGGCCGAGGAAGACCAGTTGGCTCCACGGCTGGCCGAACTCAACCTCGCTCTCCCTCAGGCAGCGTCGCCTGGCCGGGTCGTCAGCACCAAGCCGGTCTACGCATACCTGAAGATCGGCGAAGGCTGCGACCATCGCTGCCGCTTCTGCACCATCCCCACCATCCGCGGCCCCTTGAAAAGCACGCCGCCGGACCTGATCGTGGCCGAGGCCCAAGCGCTTCTGGGGCAGGGCGTCCGGGAACTGATTCTGGTGGCCCAGGATCTGACGTCCTACGGCCGGGACCTGGGCTCGCGAAACGCCCTGGAATCCCTGATCGCGCGGCTGGCCGGACTGCCCGGGCTGGACTGGCTGCGGCTGATGTATCTCTATCCCGTCGGCTTGACGCCGCGCCTGCTGCGTTTTCTGGCCGAACTCGGACCGCCCCTGCTGCCCTATTTCGACATCCCCTTGCAGCACGCCCACCCGGACATCCTCCGGGCCATGGGCCGCCCCTTCACCGGAGATCCCCGCCAAGTGGTGGACCGGGTCCGGGAGCATTTTCCGGAAGCGGCCCTGCGCACCAGCCTGATCGTCGGCTACCCCGGCGAACGGCCCCACCATTTTCAAAAGCTCTTCGATTTCGTCGCCGAAACCCGCTTTCACCACCTCGGAGTCTTTGCCTTCTGCCCGGAACCGGGGACCAAGGCCGCGACCCTGCCCGACCAGGTCGGCGCCAAGACCAAGGCCCGGCGCCGCGAAGGGCTGATGAAGCTGCAAGCCGAAATCAGCGCCGAAATCCTCGCGCAATACCAGGACCGGGAAATGGACGTGTTCGTGGAGCGCCCCAGCCCGGAGTGGCCGGGACTTCATGAAGGCCGGGTCTGGTTCCAGGCCCCGGAAGTGGACGGCATCACCTACGTCAGCGGAGAAAACATCCGCCCCGGCGAACTGGTCCGTGCTGAAATCACGGATACCAAGACCTATGATTTGGCGGCTCTGGTTTGA
- a CDS encoding thiamine pyrophosphate-dependent dehydrogenase E1 component subunit alpha, giving the protein MKISAEKQKEMLWTMLLSRHFEDELTELCKIEGKIPGMMILSTGQEAVGSGACAALEPEDVIITNHRSHNHLLAKGADPNTLMAEIYCKRTGCNKGKSGTLHLAVPEVNAPCTSTVVGAGPPIAVGRAFAQQYKGEQRVTVCFFGDGAAAEGSVHEAMNLAALWRLPVIFICENNVYAGAQRYEEHAPNPSMADRASAYAMPGEAVDGNDALAVYQAVREARERALAGEGPSLIECRTYRCRGHGEADPQHYQPKEEIRAWKEKCPIPRLRDDLLAQGLITAADVQAMDDRAEALVKEAVRFAEDSPYPSPEEALEDVFA; this is encoded by the coding sequence ATGAAGATCAGCGCGGAGAAACAGAAGGAAATGCTCTGGACCATGCTTCTGTCCCGTCACTTTGAGGACGAACTGACGGAGCTATGCAAGATCGAGGGCAAGATTCCGGGGATGATGATCCTCAGCACCGGCCAGGAGGCCGTGGGCTCCGGGGCCTGCGCGGCCCTGGAACCGGAGGACGTGATCATCACCAACCACCGCAGCCACAATCACCTCCTGGCCAAGGGGGCCGACCCCAACACCCTGATGGCCGAAATCTACTGCAAGCGCACCGGCTGCAACAAGGGCAAGAGCGGCACGCTGCATCTGGCCGTGCCCGAGGTCAACGCGCCCTGCACCTCCACCGTGGTCGGGGCCGGGCCGCCCATTGCCGTGGGTCGGGCCTTTGCCCAGCAGTACAAGGGCGAGCAGCGGGTCACGGTCTGCTTTTTCGGCGACGGCGCGGCTGCCGAGGGCTCGGTGCACGAGGCCATGAACCTGGCCGCGCTGTGGCGGCTGCCGGTGATCTTCATCTGCGAGAACAACGTCTACGCCGGGGCCCAGCGCTATGAAGAGCACGCCCCGAACCCGAGCATGGCCGACCGGGCCTCGGCCTACGCCATGCCCGGCGAGGCGGTGGACGGCAACGACGCCCTGGCCGTGTACCAGGCCGTGCGGGAGGCCAGGGAGCGTGCATTGGCCGGGGAGGGGCCGAGCCTCATCGAGTGCAGGACCTACCGCTGCCGGGGCCATGGAGAAGCTGATCCCCAGCACTACCAGCCCAAGGAAGAGATCCGCGCCTGGAAGGAAAAATGCCCTATCCCCCGCCTGCGGGACGACCTCCTGGCCCAAGGGCTGATCACCGCCGCGGACGTTCAGGCAATGGACGACCGGGCCGAGGCTCTCGTGAAGGAAGCGGTCCGTTTTGCCGAGGACAGTCCGTACCCCAGCCCGGAGGAGGCGCTGGAGGATGTGTTCGCGTAA